TGCAGCTCGTCTTAACCGCTATTTGTCTCCGTTTTAGAAGAAGCGACAGCCTGCGAGGGAGCAGTTGGCATCAGAGCTAACTGAGAAGCTAACGGTCAGAGAAGTTTCCTGTTagaggaaaagggaaaaagtgACTTCTCATTGAGAACACTGGACACTTATTGGACTCTGGGCTGTTTGGAGGCTTTTCCCCGAGGAACAAAAGCGAGTCTGACGGTAAGAAGCGTGAACAGCGCCAGGGGGCCgactttagttctttaaactAACAAAATCTATGGCTTTAGCTGCCAAACTCTGGTTGAGTTGACACGATGATCCTccaaatgaaaacactgaacatgagatgtttagtaaaaaaaaaaaaaaaaagaatcctgtAAGTAAATTATTATGCATCACACGATGTGGGACGGAAGTAACCAGGTAACAGGGCAATATGCCATATAGGTTTAGAAAGTGACAAAACTACAGCCCATATTTTAGTCACATGTAACAGATGTGCAGAATTAATCAAGATAAGGGGAAATGGCATCTACCTGGTTACTCTAAGAAAGCAAATAATGCAGAAGTCAAATTATATCTGAAACATGAATATTTAACAATTAAAACTGTCACTGTCTGGTCTTTTCCCTGGGCCTGCCTATTATGATACAgattagaaatattttagtATGTGGATGAGAATTACTCTGAATATCTCCTGATAGCTGATTGGTTTTTCATTGCAGAGAGATATTTCACTCAGCAATAGTAGCCTCTGCTTACCCGTGAAGACTCAGCAGCGCCATCCACGACCTCTGGCTTCTGCTCTCCCTGACTTCGGTAACAATAGTATTGTTGTTAACTAGCTTAGCATGATATACTGGCATCTATTAACGAGTCATCATTTAGCTACAGCTGCATTAGTCAACTTCCatggtttattttgaaaaaaactgcGTAAAGTTTTCTGCCTTTTGATGGTTCTGGCTGGTTGGCTGAACATCCTGGCACCCACTGAGAAGCACGGCTCAGCATCTCGTCTCCCGTCTGGGATCCGTGGCGTTAGCAGAGTTGAGAGGTTGCTTATGGTACATTTAAAGACAGCTCGGAAAACACATTACCACATTTAAATAACAGATTAAATGATCGTAGTGGCGGAACGgatgttaaaatgtgtgattagagccatttcttttccagcagtcGGGGAGAACAGAGAGACTGTGATGATGCATCCTggagaccgcctgcttggaacagctcagtgtatcaatcTCAGTGTCACATATGAAACAGTTCGATGTAAAAACTTCTTTCTGCAGAGAAGTTTGTAGTACGACACTGCGTATGCAGTCATAGCTCTGAATGTAGTACCTGTATGCACGGACCTCAACAGAGTGACCTACGCCCAAGTAtgtgccttacatgaatgctcTTCTAGGTTAGatattacagtcaggcagtcttgtagacagctcaggggtcctctcaggtagtgacacagtgtacccatagacattataaacGTAGACTCctcgtcattgggcgggttctgcctatgttGCTGATGAGTCAGAgtgtccgccatgttgaatgtggctaatctgcagttactcagtcacttaaacagtatcagagggactttgatctcagaatatactttatattcgaatatttttatttttgtaatattacgaatttattttcatatccctttggcttcattctcctggctttattctcataaagaatacaaataattataagaatctaacctggccctattactccaggactgaaatagttctgcaaactgtgactattttGGAATGTTCCACCTTAATTCTcaactctctttttttttttactttattctcctatgaattttttttctcatattagtaatgtTATCTCtttaattctctctctctctctctctctctctctctctctctctctctctctctctctctctctctctctctctctctctctctctctctctctctctctctctctctctctctctctctctctctctctctcaataaataaataaaataaaaatatgtatatatactaAACACGCACCTATTTATCAATAGCTCTCTGTTCTGCCAGTCTCTCTCAgttaatctatatatatttctttacaaGTGTATATAAACTacatctatatctttctatctaaatatttaaaacatatatacaggGAACATAGACATTCACTAtcttctgccacatacaatatgacGGTGACGTCGACGTGTAAACCTGCGCCCAAtcaggcgtctacgtatataatgtctgtgAGTGTACCATAATGTTCCTAATAAGCATTGTGCGGATTGGCTCCCttgctaaccaaagttgtatttacacattttaacagatttctgagcacattgtaccacataaaatcagccagtaagcacaacagtaatcGTATATAATGCACAACGGATTATATACCCCACCCTTCTGCTGCTATtgccacctgaatatatgtcaatatatatgtatataagtcaccgtgaatgtacataagacatcctgtcttatttctattttgtacttttattgttatttttcttatttatttcttttttttgatccactgtataaacgggACACACTGACTGTATATAAccgatgcaccttgtcctacttttggcaccatcaatttttgagaaaatgtaaggattttaggtccgaaaaatacagtacatgTTCTTCTGGTTTACATTAAAACAGCTGAATATTTGCTACTTGTCTATAGCAGCCAGTCTTTGTTTATTTAGCAGCAACAACAGCCTGAGAGCGACCAGTTAGGTTCAGAGCTAGCTGAGAAACTGCCTGTCGACAACAAGAAGCAACCAGTTAAGAGAAAAACACAACTGAATAACGGATATGTGGGACATTAATTGGACCCTTTGCTTAGAGTTGTTCTgtgaacaaataaaatgaaattgactGGTAAGCGAACCATTTTTCACAATCTGTGACAATGCCTCCTAGCTAGTTAGCCTGTGTGAGGGAGCCATGACACGGCAGCCATGTTGGGAGGGAATGTGGCCAAAAAAACCGTTGAGCTGTTGCCTTTTCTGATGGAGCCTTTAGACTGGAGCTCtgtatttttgcattaataCATGTTGACATTCCAAAGGAAATGTACAAATAATTTACTAAAATGCTACCATGAGGAAGTTTACTCAAGTTACActcaaatataatttaaaatatccTAAAATTTCcacatattaaaatgtttactttgaaaaaaagctttaagtTAATTGTTATAAAGTACATTTTgagcatacattttaaaatataaataaaacatgttttaaaacaaagttccAGTGGTACACTTTAGAAATtgcatattgtttttaaaaagtttttatgtCAAAATTGGTACAAGCATGATGCTAGTATACTTTTCATATAGTTACATATAATACCCTTCTTAGCATATATAAAACGTACCATTGAAATTGTGAATGTGTTTGGAATATAGTAaagtatatatattcttttaacTGGGAACACAAAGAACATGACCCCACATTGCGAAAGGTTTAGCttagtttttcttgttactgGATGCATTATGAACAGACTAGCAGCAACTCAGGCAAACTGCTGCCCCAACAGATCAACTACAATTTGAATGATGTGTTTTCTGTCTGAATTGCAAACCCTTCACCTTGGCTGGTGCATTCTGCAATTTTAccactttctttaaaaatgtatccgCATTTGGCTAGTGTGGTGCGAATTTCCACCCCTAGTTGTGTGGAGTGATTTTTATCAGAGTTTCAATTAAGGGCGTCGATGGGGAGGCAGTGACATTGTCTGGGTTTGGATGAAAGTTACACTTTACTTTGTaaatcttattaatttattttgtttttcactcaGACATTTCACAGCATCTTGTTCTCTTGGAAGGTTCTTGCTGATCAATCTGCCAGTGGCCAAGAGAGGAACTTCATTATTAACCTGAAGGAACCAAACACCAAAGACATGAAAGaggaagaaccagaacctcaaGGAATTAAAGAAGAACAGCTTGGACTCTGTATCTTTCCAGATGAAAAGCAACTTGTTAAGCAGGAGACAGAAACCTTTGTAGGGTTTTCTGCTTGTGACAAACTATTTCAAGTTGAACCTGAACAGCAACAGATGAACGTGACaaaggaggaaccagaacctgtaGAGATTAAAGAGGAACATGGGGATCTCTGGAGTAATGAGGATGAGGAGCAGCTTGTAGTGAAGCAGGAGGCTGGCACCTTTAAGGTGACTCCTCTGGAtttaaaatatgacacaaatgaaccagaagagaaaataaagcaaCTTGTCAATGCAGACTCCCATGAAGGTGAGAAGCAACATCAGCAGGATAATAATCACGAAGAGTCAGGATCAAACACAGATGAAGAGCTAAAGCgtaaaaagagaagagagaaaacCAAAGATCACAGTGATGGTTCAAAACTAAAAAGACATAAGACCAATAAACCTTGTGAATCATGTGGTAAATGTTTCACCAAGTGTAGATGTTTGACTAATCAAGTTGGAGAGAATACAGGCCAGAAATCTTTACCATGTATGGTTTGCGGAAAAAGGTTTCCCCAGTCAAAGTCTTTTAAATATCCACATGAGAGCCCACACAGGGgagaagcctttctcttgtCCAACTTGTGCAAAAAAGTTTTCTCTTAAAGGTCACCTGAGtaaacacataagaactcaTACGGATGAGAAGCCTTATTCCTGTTCAACTTGTGCAAAAGGGTTTTCCCgtaaagataacctgaatatGCACTTacgaactcacacaggtgagaagcctttctcctGTCCAACATGTGCAAAAGAGTTTTCCCAGAAAAGTAATTTGAGTAAGCACATAAGAACtcatacaggtgagaagccGTACACTTGTGaaatgtgtgataaatctttcaGCGATGGTAGTAGTTTGACTTGTCACATGAGAAcgcacacaggtgagaagcctttttccTGTCCAACTTGTGCAAAAGGGTTTTCCCAGATAGGTCACCTGAGTATGCATATTAAAACTCATACAGACGAGAACGTCTTCTCATGTGTGAACTGTGAGAAACTGTTCCGCCACCACAGTAATTTGATGCGTCATATgaaaacgcacatggatgagaAACCACATTGCTGTAAAGTCTGTGGTAAAGCTTTCCGCAAAAGAAgaaatttaaatgttcacattagaacacacacaggtgagaagccttacTCTTGTAAAGTCTGTGAAAAGTCTTTCATTAAAGGTAGTAACTTGGCCGCTCATATCAGAACTCACACGGGCGAGAAGCCACATTTATGTAAAGTCTGTGGCAAATCTTTCcgtaaaagaaattatttacctgttcacatgagaactcacacaggtgaaaagCCATATCATTGTAAAGTGTGCGATAAATCTTTTACTTATTGTAGTAATATGAATAAACATATGAAAACTCATAGGTGAGAAGCTGCATGCTTCTAAAGCGTGTGCTAAGTCTTTCAGGAACAGTTGTCATCTGGCTGATCACATGCTAACctacaggtgagaagcctttcctGTGTCTGATGTGTAGAAAATGTTTCTTCAAGCAAAGCAATCCAAGTGTCCACATGAGAATCCATGGTGATGAGAGGCCTCACTCTTCAGATACATATTAAAATCGACTGTTGTAAATTAGCTAAACACAACATACAGGTCAgtttggggagtggtggcctagtggttagagcacagagcttcagtcccagaggttctgagttcaactcccataagctgccattctgggtccctgagcaatacccttaacccccaatttcTCCccagcagcccactgctcccctttaggggatgggttaaaatgcagaagtgaatttctccattgtgagatcaattaTTATTCTAATtaatcatttataaaacatgacaaaaacaagttttataaagagtttaTCATTTAACCAACCctgacaaaaacaatttttataaagaaaaccccagatcatgatgctgcgaacaccatgtttcactgtggatgtaatgtgtgtttttaaagctagggtcggagatttttttttttcataagtttccccaagtccctttttgactgcgcatgtgcaagactGTGTAGCCTTGCTCTTCCACTCTTCAGGGGGGtcgcattttaataatctcccaaatccactctggtctcatttctttctactgatgccttcctcttcttataaacatgaacgcggaTTGCTTCATGCAACTCTCAGCCAAGGTCAAAagctacagtgagagcagcatagctacaatgaacggctaacgctaagctaacctagccgcttggctaaccggatacataaacactaaaatGCGCAGTCAACTGTCAAATACATGCACTACGGACTAAGGGGCATGGATTCATTAGTTTTACAGGGCTGCAGCTCCTAcagaaatgattttttttaccttttttgtgaATAACAAAATtattactactttcaggatggaaggaccattttacccagtataataaaaattgtttctgaacagaattaccaactatagctttattGTCTAGGTTGTCTGGTTGATTTGTTTCAAAACATGCCTTTAGAGTTCAGTTTCATCTGGGGACGTGAACACAACCCAAGAGAATTTTCTAAATTCTAGCATGAATTCAATAAGTACAACAAGTTTACTGTTTGTCTTTGACTGTAAccctgaaatgtttatttttttttatgttgaattgTACTGAAGAGATGAAtgttaaatgtggaaaagttggaATTTTTTATGGTCATATCTTACATTAAAACTCTTCTTTTGAATGTACATGTCATGTACATGTTGAATATTGACTGTTAAAATTTATTTAAGTTGTTGTATTATGTTCACTGACATTTTGAAAGTCAGTCTCTGAAACAACGTTTCATAACAGATTACGTGGAAACACGTCTGATTGGCGTAGCTTAAAAGCTATCCGGGTTATTGTTTCCTGGTGTGTTTATGAACAAACCAAGTTCTGTCACAAAGACAACGTCACAGCATGAGATGGTAGCCTTGGTAACACAACCACCAAAAAATGAGGATTGCATTTTTCAATACTAAACCAACAATAATTTGTGTACTGAAACCAACTTAAGTTTAATTGGATTCTcattctgaaaagaaaaaactaaacttttaggTCTATGGTAAGTGTTGAAATTCAAGCATTCATTGTAACCCCTTACTAAGAAATTTAGAGAGACAGAAGCCTAACTGCACTGAATGAGTGAACAGAAACTTCTGCTTATATATTAAAAGCAACAGCTGATGGGAGTAAAGTGAATACATTATTTGATTTGAGATATATTCAGGATTCAATGtgaaagcattaaaaaataactgatTGGTTGAATCTGTTTGAATTCTGGGCTGTGAAACTCACTGGGGCTTTAACATTAATCTAACAAGCCGGAGGAATgctacagcttcagtactgcaCTCACAAAAATATGATGCAGGAAAggtaaaatcacaaagtgcaGAGTCCCAAATATTATTTGCACATAAGCATTATATTAGGGCTACAACTAACGATTATTTCAATGAaggattaattgattgtttaCAGTTAATCAATGAATCGgacaaaaaacagttttatttgcacttctttttccaaaatagaacatttggaTGGACGGAGCAAATGAGCACACAAAAACAAGTTGCTACTTAGGTGTTCTATTACAATAATATTAGCTAATAACTTAGCTTCAAACTAAGAAGTTTATGTTGACTAGATTTTTAGTCAATCATTTAATAGTTAATGGTGTCTACATGGACAGGgatttaacacaacaaaaattaaactgtaaaactgaGGTGTCAAATGTGGTTTGGTTGAATCTCACTCTTGTGCTCCTAGGGGGGAAAATTTGGCATAACAATGCAACCAGTGCAAAAACAGCACTTCTGACCATCAAAATAAACCACCATTCCATTTCATAGAGTATTTAATCAAAAACTGCATTTAGTGTAAATACTGCATGTTACATTTCTCCttgcacatatttttcttccaaggaTGTTTATTCCatggggcgactgtggcttgatgggttgagtagttgtctggcaaccagaaagttgtgggttcgattccaggttccccttgccacatgttgatgtgcccttgggcaaggcacttaaccccaagttgcctagatcgttagtgagagcgaatgggtgaatgtggctatagtgtacagcgctttgggtggtcagcatgactggaaaagcactatataagttcagtccatttaccatgaGTTTGTCtaatttttcttcaaaaagaaAGGGTGTTAGATATTCAATAATTTTGTATTGAATACCTGGAATATTTAGAACCGAGTTtatcacttttgccaaactaaatatgcaatatggcattagtaaaaataaattcttggaatatgaacaacttaaatctataattacaaataaatttcAGCATATTAAAggtaatatattagagttcctagattccccccccccctcccaaactactgtctaaatcatacaggtcactgactaaaatagatgattcaatatctcttcctattatgaaatgggaagagtatttatcagtcagctttgaacaaaacgtCTGgactcagatatgtctaagaactttcaaattgactagaaacaccaatttacaactaatacaatatttttgtatcctttttgtATCCTtccaaaatccttcacagagtacactacacaggacaaagattattcatgatgggttttgcacaatgtaatatctgtccacactgcataggcaatcattctgataattatattcatggtTCCgggcacagatatgtaaggacttatcaaagtgcctgagGTGTAAGATTTCACCTTctccatcagtttgcttgctgggtaactttgaggaaagccctctggaaaa
The window above is part of the Fundulus heteroclitus isolate FHET01 unplaced genomic scaffold, MU-UCD_Fhet_4.1 scaffold_302, whole genome shotgun sequence genome. Proteins encoded here:
- the LOC105924520 gene encoding zinc finger protein 778, with the protein product MRAHTGEKPFSCPTCAKKFSLKGHLSKHIRTHTDEKPYSCSTCAKGFSRKDNLNMHLRTHTGEKPFSCPTCAKEFSQKSNLSKHIRTHTGEKPYTCEMCDKSFSDGSSLTCHMRTHTGEKPFSCPTCAKGFSQIGHLSMHIKTHTDENVFSCVNCEKLFRHHSNLMRHMKTHMDEKPHCCKVCGKAFRKRRNLNVHIRTHTGEKPYSCKVCEKSFIKGSNLAAHIRTHTGEKPHLCKVCGKSFRKRNYLPVHMRTHTGEKPYHCKVCDKSFTYCSNMNKHMKTHR